The Elusimicrobiota bacterium genome segment TACGCTCTGATTCTCTGGTGCACACTCTGGGCCCTGGGCCTGGCGCAAGCCACACCCAACCTGCTGGTGAGCGGATTTATTTTTCTGTCGGTCGGAATCGCTTTCCGTCTGCAGCGGGAAAATGTCTCCGGATGGCTTTATGTTTTATCGGGAGTCGTCCTTGGATTCGCTTATTTTGCCAAAGCCTATGCGTTCCTTTTCGGAGTGGCCTGGATCCTGGGGATGACGGGCGCGGCCTTTCTTCAGCGGCGGCCTATTCGACGTTATGCGCTGACCTTGGCTGTTTTTATTATCGTAACCGGCCCTTATATAGGCCTGTTGTCCCGGACGAAAAAACACTGGACCTTTGGCGACGCTTCATCCATCAATTACGCGGTCCATGTCAATCAAGCCCTTCCCTTGCCTTTCTGGACCGGGGATTTCCCGCCTGGCAGCGTGGCCAAACGCCTGGTTCGACAAATCATGAACCATCCGACGATTTATGAATTTGATCGAGACATTCCTGCCAGTTTTCCCCTCTGGTATGACCCGGCTTACTGGATGGACGGCTTACGGCCCCGTTTTTCTGTCCGGGATCACCTGAGCGCCTGGCGCGGGCATCTGAATGAATACACCCGGCTTCTTTTTTATGAACAGATCAGTCTCTGGACCGGAACGTTGATTCTCTTCGGGATGGCCCGGCGCTGGAAGCGGCTGATCAAACACGGGTGGCCGCTGCTGGTGCCGGCGCTGATCGGCTTTGGCATCTTCGCTCCGGTGCTGATGGCCAACAGCTACATCGCGCCGTTTATTGTTCTCGGCTGGCTGGGGATTCTGGCTGGGTTGGAATTTCCAACCGATGGGGTCACTTCGCGATGGTTGAGGCGCGTCGCGGGCGTTATGATCGCTGTCCCGCTTCTGCAAGTCGGTTACCGAATCGTCTCAGTTGTGCCGACGCGTTCAACCCCGTTCCACTGGCAGGTGGCGCAGAAGCTGCACGAGTTAGGCCTGCGTCCGGGGGACCGGGTGGCGAGCTTTGACACCGGCTTTGGACAGTTCTGGGCGCATATCGGCGGATTTCGCCTGATCGCTGAAATTACCGTTCCTGAGGAAGTGACCCTTATTACTCCGTCGAAGATGACGGAAATCGTTGGGGTCTTACGGGCGAAGGGCATTCGCGCATTCGTGGGACGGCAGGAACTGATTCCAGAAGACAGCCTCGGCGGCTGGCAACAACTTCACAACACACCTTACGCCGTTTACCTGATCAACCCAACTGAGGGGACGTAGTTGCAACTTTGCATCGACTACGCCTCTCGTTGGCAAAGACAGCTGCAAAGTTGCAACTACGTCCCCTCCCCCAGACCCATCAGATCGACCATCGCTTGTTCGACGAGGCGGATCATGGGTGAGGGTTCTGTGCTGGGGCTTGGCGGCGGAGGATTATGGCTGGCTTTTCGGATCGCTTCCCGTAAATCAAAAATCTCATAGGCGGGGATGACCCGCCCTTCATCGGCCAGTGCGCGGATCAACTGAAGCTGATGGTTATTCACATGCTCGCCATAGCGAGCCAGGCGCGGCACCACAATGGGGACTTTACCGAGTGAGATCGCCTGCAGAAGCGTCCCGCAGCCGCCGTGACAGATGATGAGCCGGGCCTCCTTCAGGCACTCGAGAAAACGGTCCGCGGAAAGAAAAGCTTCGGTCCGGCTGTGACGGGGTTGGAAGTTTTCATTATGGCCCGTCTGCATAAAGACCGGCTCGCCTTGAAAGAGCGGGGTACCGGCCAGCGCGTCGACCGCTTCCAACAGCCGGGAGAACCCCTGAGTCGCGTTGCCGACGGTCACAAAGATCATGGTTCGACTCCGTGGTTCGACAGGCTCACCACTCTGAGCGTAGTCGAAGAGCTCACCATGACCCTGAGCGATTGTCGAAGGGTCACAACAACAACCCTCCATAAACGGCTTTGGGAAAGTAACGTCCAAGCGGTTTCCACTGATAAAAAAAGCGGTCAGCCAGATAGTACATGACACGGCCCGTGAGTGAAGGCTCCGTCACCTGAGCCGAAATTTCCACAAAGATAACAGGGATACGGAGCAGTTTGGCAACCAGCGCAAAAGGCACCGCTGGTCCCGCTCCGGTGCTCAACAGAAGTCCGGGCCGTTCCCGGCGGAGGATGCGCCACGCTTCCCACAGATTCACCAAAAATAGCCAGTCTCGCTCGGAATGACGGATGAAACAGGTCTTCCCTTCCATGTCCGGCGGCAGTGTGATCCGGTCGTTGATGACAAAGAAGTGGTCATCCTTCCCGTAGACGGGACGCAGGCGCCTGGCCTCGGTCAAGTGACCGCCGCACGAAGCGATGATGGCAATTTTTTTCATTACTTTTGAGCCGTTAAGATCATCGACTTCCAAAAATACGGGAAACGTCCCACTCCCCTGAAGCGAAGATTCTTGAAACCTGCCTTTTGCGCCATCTCCGCCAGCGTGCCTTTCGAGAAGAATTTAATGTGACCGCCGTCCCAATCCACCCCATGGTGCCGGTCCCAGCCACCCAGAACAGCGAGCGCCAGATTTTTCCAGTAGCCGTGGTAGGGTGTTGAAAGGATCAGGTGCCCGCCTTCCTCGAGCAGCCGGTAGCTCTGCGCGAAAAACGCCTTCGGGTCAAAGAGATGCTCCACGACCTCCAGCGCCACGACACCGTCCACAGGGCCCTTCCAGCGCTCGACGATATCCTCGTCGTAAACCGAGGCCACTTCCAAGCGAAGATCCGGGTGGGACTGGCGGGCTCGCTGGATTTCCTCCTCAGAAGCGTCGAACCCCTGGACGGTGTGTCCGGCCGCGCTGTAGCAGGCCGCGCCGTAGCCGTCTCCGCATCCGACATCCACTAAACGCAGACCCCGGCCACGTGAAATCCGATTCAGAATTTCCAGAATAACCGGGACCAGGTACTGGTCCGCGTAATGATGTTCGGCTCCGTGCTGACTCATGACGGCTCTCCTATCCGGCGCAACTGGTGGCTTGTTTGAAGCGTCCGATATCCGTCCATGACCTGTGCGGCCAGACGCTCCCAGCTGAATTCCTGCCGGACCCAGGCGCGGCCCCGTTCCCCCATGGGACGACGGTCATTGCGGCGCATTTGTTCCATCGCCTCAAAAAGATAGGTCGGATGATTGGAAACCCAGAACCCGCACCGTTTCTCCTCCAGGCGCGACCAGGGGGTTCCCGTGCTGGCGATGACCGGCACGCCATGCGCCAGGGCTTCGGCGATCACAATCCCGAAGCTTTCCGAGTGAGACGGGACCACGGCGGCATCCGCCCGGGCAAACAACTCTCCCTTTTGCGCGGAAGAAACAGCTCCCAGCCACCGCACGCGCCGCCCCACTCCAAGCTCGACAGCCAATGCCTTCAGTGCGGCGACGTAATCAGACGTACCGTCCCCGGCAATCGTCAGAGTCCAATTCCCTGTTTCCGGACGATCAAACAGGCGGCAAGCTTGCAGCAGATTCTCCAATCCCTTGATCGGATTAATCCGGCCAAGATAAACCATTCGAAATTGCCCTTCAGCCGGAACATGACCCGGCGCCTCCGGGATCTCCACGCCGTTGGGAATAACCAGCGACTCTTTCCCGGGGAAACGCGCCAGACTTTGTTTCTTTTCGTCCTCAGAGGTGAAATGGAACAGGAAATCGGCCGGGAGCATCCAGCGACAGCCGCCTTCCCACGCGCGTTTCAGACCCACATGCCGGGTGTGTTCCCAGCGCTGCAACGCGCCCCGTGGCGACCACAGGACCGGCTTACGCATGACTTTCGCCAGCGCCAGTGTCGGTATCACCGGGAAGGAATATACCGCCATGAGATGAACCACATCCGCCCAGCGTAGAATTTCCGGCAAGCGTCCCAGGAGTTCCAGTGAAATTGATTCCGGCGCTAACCGGCGGCAGTAGCGAACGGGGAAACCGGAAACATCCCGGGTCTCCGCCGCTTTCAGCGTATCGGAGGGACCGTTGGCATTCGTCGTAAGCACGCGGATCCGGCAACCCTGCCGCGACAGCGCCTGGCAGAGCCGGTAAACAGACTGCGTCGGTCCGCCGTAAACCGTGGCCGGGAAGAAGGAGGGAACGATGTGCGCCACGTTCAAGGGTTGGCCCTCCGTTCGCGCACCCAGCGCAGCGCCACAATGTAAATGATGATGCTCTGGAGAATGGAACCAAAGGATGGCGCCAACGCCGTCTCGATATTAATCAGGCTGGTGAGAATAACGGCAAAGATGGCGATGCCGCCTTCGCCGGCGTTCTCATGATTAAACAGACGTTCCATCGTGGCATAGACCATACCCAGAATCCCCATGATGAACAGCACCCCCAGCGCTCCAAAATTGACGTAGCTTTCAACCAGGTGCGGCATGCCGATGGAGGTTGTCCCGATGCTGGCCGGGTCCTGTAAGCCGTAGGCCACACCAAAAAATTCGTTCGCCACCTGGGCATTCGGCTTCTTGGGCCAGATGGCCCGCGGGATTAAGGTGTAAATAAAATAGTCGTACGTTTTCCCTAATTGGAACGGAACATGGCGCGGCGTCATGGTCAACACATGGCCGAACAGATGAATACAGTCCGTCCGCTGGATGGAACTTCGGGTACTCGATTGAACGCTCCGGCGGCCGTGCAGCAGGTCATTCCAACTGGTCACAGACAGAGTCGACCAGATCGCGATGCGGTCAAAGATACTGGTACTGGCCATCCCCTGTTTCCAGACCATATTCCGGTATTCCCCTTTTATCGGCTGGATAAAAGCGAAGAAAAGGACACCGATCATCGCAAAGTGCCAGGGGAACTTCTTCCGTGCCATCCAGTTAACAGACGTCACGATCAGGATCGGATCCAATAGATTTCGCACGTTGCCCATCGCCATTCCCAGCATGACCAGGATGGCGAAGATGACGACATAAGCCAGCCGCCCCCACCACCGCAGATTTCCCTTCAGAAAGTACCAGTACAACAGGCCAAAACCGAGCAGCGACAATTTAATCATGAGACCGTACACGGCAAACAGGCGCGGCGGAATGACGACGCGTTCAGTCAGGCCAAGCCACAAGAGCGCGCTGCCGGTGATCCCCATCACGGTGGCGAGCGGCTGCGCCCGGACCGCCTCAAGTGTCAGGCGTACCTTAGGGACCAGAAGATTCAGTATGGAAAAACGGAAGAACCAGAAACCGCACTCCAGCGCGATGATTCCCGCAAGCGTCAGCCGCAACGCCCTCTCGGTATATCGCGCGGGGACGATCAGGATCCCCCCTCCCCAGGAGGATTCGACCAAGGGTTCAGCATAGAAGGCGGGCAGGGCGTAACTGGCCGCATAAACCAGACAGATAATCGGGAACACCGGCACGCCCGGCTGACGTTTGGCCAGATGAATGACGCTCGGCAAAAGACAAACCAGCACGACCAGATAGGCCAACCCCTGCTGCACGATCGAGACGTCCGGCCGCGTCACGTAACGGAGGATCGGGATTAAAATCAAACTCAACAGAAAATAGCCGAACCAGACCTGGAACGCCCGGCCCTCGATGGGCCGCTGGGGCAGGCGGCTAAAACGGATGTTGGTCACGGCATTATTCACAACACTTCTTTCCTTCCGTCCAGAATGGTTTCAAGACGCTGACGAAAACGCTCAACGGAAAACGTTTGTTCCAAGTGTTCCCGGCCCGCTTCTCCGAACCGGCTGGCCAGTGCCGCGTCTTTCAACAACAACACCAGAGCCGCGACCAGGGACGATCCCTGGCGGGGTTCCACGAGCAGCCCGGTCACATCATGAACAACCACTTCCGGAACACCACCGGCCCGCGCGCCCACACAGGGCTTGCCATGCGACATCGCTTCCAGAAAAACGATCCCGAATCCTTCGCCTTCGCTCGGCAGGGCGAACACATCGCAGGCCTCGTAATAGGATGGAAGATCGGCTCCGGATACACGGCCGGCAAATATAACCTGTTGATTAACTCCACAGCGCCGGGCCAAGGCTTCCAGACGGGAACGGTCAGGACCGTCGCCGACCACCACCAGAAAAGCCGCTGGGACGTCCCGCCGGACATCCGAAAGACGTTCGATCATCCAGTCGATATTTTTGTAATGTTCCGCATCCGACAGCCGGGAAACAGTCAGAATCATCGGGCCCTCGGGAAGAGACAACTCCCGCCGTGTTTTCATGACCACGCGGTTGTTAAAAGCAGGATCGATCGTATCCGGAAAAACATCCCCCTGCTCCGGCGATAGCCCATTGCGCGAGAGCATCTGATCGAGCGTATACCGGCTGACCGCCAGAATCCGTGACATCTTTCGCAAACCCAGACGGCGCAAAAGCGGCAGCTTCTGCCAGACATCTATTCCATGAGCGATCGCATAGGACTGGCTGTTCTTTTTTTGCATCCAGACGAGCGGCGAGAAATGCGCATGGCCAAAGAACGCACCGTCCGCTTTTCGTAAGGAACAAACCGCCTGTTTGAAGAACCTGAGCCGGCTTCCTCCAAAAGAACGCACGTCGGCACCGGCCAGCCGCCGGGCGGTCGGGGCATCATGCAAGACCAGAAACTGCAGCGCCCATCCTCGCTCTTTGGCGATGGCGCGCAAGGCCGCCACCAAAGCTCGATTGAAGGTCGTAATACCGCCCAGCGCTCCAAAGAGATCCGTCAGCAAGACAACCCATTGCGGTTTGGGGACAAATCGAAAGGTCCTGAAGTCGTCATTCCCCGCGGCCACTGGCGGGGAATCCAAAATTGTCGTACGGCATTGCTGGATCCCCGGCCAGTTACCGCCGGGGATGACGTCATTTGATCCGCCATAAAATCGAGCCACAATCACCGTGGCCCAGGCGCGGGACCAGTGCAGGCGGCCGGCGCGAACCCCGGCCCAGATGGCTTGCACCGCTTTCCGTTCCAGCGGCGTATGCTCCAGCGCCATGGCTTCGAAATCATCCGCTTTTTGACGGAACCACTCGCCGAAAGGAAACGTGAAACCTTGCTTCGGGCGATCCCACACCTCCCGCGGAAACTCCGGGCCCATCGCTTCGACCAGAAGCCCTTTGGACTGGCTGGACCGCCGGACGTCCGGCGGCAGGCGCAGGATTTCCTCAACCAGACGATGGTCTAGAAACGGCACACGCAGCTCCAGCGAATGGGCCATGCTCATCACATCGCTGTCTTTCAGCAACTGGTTCTGGAGATAGTGATCGAACTCCAAAAGTCGCAGGCGTTCTTCCTCCGGGAAGCGCTTGAGGACGTCGACCCCTTCAGGAACCCAGCGCGCGCGTTCGGTATCGCGTACGCTTACACCGAGAAGCCCGGCGATGCGTTCCGGCGGAAAAAGAGCTCGGAAAAGACGATACGGAGAGGCCGGATCCATATCCCTCAGACACCAGAGCTTGTCCGCAACACCGGGATGGGACGGACGGCTCAGGGATTCCACCAGGCTCAGCAAAGGACCCCGCACACCCGGCGGCACGCACGAAATCCCACGCACAGCAGCGCCGATCCACCGGGCGTGATGGAGATGGCGGTATCCCGAAAACAGCTCGTCCCCCCCCAGTCCGGAGAGGACCACTTTGAGTCCGGCCTCGTGCGCGGCTTTGGACACGACATAGGTATTGATGCCGTCGAGTGTGGGCTGGTCCATCGCCGCCAGCATCCGGGGCAGTTCGTCTTCAAACGCCTGCCGGCGCACCCGGATTTCCCGGTGGTCTGTGCCGTACTGGCGCGCCACCAGGCGCGCGTAACGCCCCTCATCGTAGGCGGGTTCATCGAAGAGGACCGACAACGTCGTGACATGCCCCGGCTGAAGACGGCTGGCCAGCGCCGTCAGTGAAGAGGAATCAATGCCTCCGCTGAGGAAAATTCCAAGCGGGACATCGCTGATCAAGTGCCCTTGAACCGCGTCCAGCAGCTGCCGGCGTGTTTCTTCCACGGCTTCCAGACGGGTGACGGGCCGGACGGGTTGATCCAAAACTCGAGCCAGGTCCCAGTAGTTTGTGGGTTCCACCGGACCGCGGCCCAACGACAGATAATGTCCGGCTGGAAGACTCCAGACCTTTTGAACGGTGGTTAGAGGAGCAGGGACCGATCCAAGCTCCAAAAATCGCAGGAGGCTCTCGGCGTTTAGCCGGTCGGGGATAAGCCCGCTGGCTTGCATGGCCCGCACCTCGGAGGCAAAAAGAATTTTCTCGTGGTCTTGATAGTAGTAAAGCGGTTTAATGCCGAAACGGTCACGGGCCAGAAACAGGCGCGGGCCGGAGCGAGCCGACAGATCCAAGAGCGCGAAAGCGAACATTCCCCGCAGGTGTTCCAGAAGCCCTTCCATCCCCCACGCTTCATATCCGTGCACCAGGACCTCGGTATCGGTGCGCGAAACGAAACGATGGCCCGCGGTTTCCAGTTCCCGGCGCAGATCCTGAAAATTGTAGATTTCCCCGTTGAAAACAACCTGAACGGTCTGGTCTTCATTGGCCATCGGTTGGCGGCCGGCGGAGGAGGTGTCCAGAATGGAGAGACGGCGGTGGCCCAGGAGCGCCTGCGGATGGCGGAATAACCCCTGATCGTCAGGGCCGCGGTGAAGCTGTGCATCCAGCATCCGCTCGACGCCCTGAATCTCCGGCGGCGCTACAACTCCCTGGGTGCGAAAGAGGCCAGCGATGCCGCACATGGGGGGCCTTACTCCGGCTTTGGCTTCGGCGCCGGTGGTTCTTCTTCGTAATGCTTGTAGGCGCCGTAGTAGCCGCCGTAGTCCGCCACGTCGGTTTGGACGATATCGTTGACCACGACCCCTATGATCTTCGCGTTCGAAGAGATCAGCTGGTTATGCGCCCGGCGCAAGACTTCGCGGCCGGTATGGCCGAAACGGTACACGAGTACCACGCCGTCAGCCAGCGGCCCCATAATGGAGGAATCCGCGAACAGGAGTGCGGGCGCGCCGTCCATGATGATCAGTGGAAACCGCTGGCGCATGGCCTGCATCAACTGTTTCAGGCGGTCCGAACTGAAAAGGGAAATCGGATTGGTCGGCAGTTTGCCGGACGTCAACACATGCAGATTCGTGATCCCCGAAAGATTGATGGCCTCCCCGAGATGGGCCGTTCCCCTGGCAATCTGCTCCCAGCGGGCGATGGAGGTCTCCCAGTGCGGAGACGAATAAAAATAATTTGTCAGCCCCGGCTCCGCCGGCAAACCAAAAAGCTTGGATACCATGGGCTTGCGCAGGTCCGCTTCCACCAGAAGCGTCGGCAGGCCGGCCTGGGCCGCTGCAATGGCGAAATTGGCGGCGGTGATGCTTTTCCCCTCCCCGTTGATGGCGCTGGTGAACAGATAAATCTGGCTGTGGCCGCTTTGAACATCCTTCATCAGGTTGTTGCGGAGCAGATGATGAACCTCTGCGTTGGAAGACTGTGGCGGGAAATGAAGGATCAGGCGCGAACGCATTTCGCCCAACGGATCCGGCTTCCGCAAAACAGGTCCGGCCGGCTTGTTCGACGAGGTCTGCCGCCGCTCAATATGGGAAATGGCCGCCAGCACCGGCAATTGAAGAAACTGCTCGATCTCCTCGGGAGTTACCATCGACGTATCAAAGTGCTGGTGGACCAGCACAACGATCAAGGAGATCAACAACCCGATCAGCAACCCCGCGACTAAATTGAATTTCTTGTTCGGTGATTCGGGGAGGGTCGGCTCAACCGCTTCATAGACGATGGAAATCGGAGCGATCCGTGCGGACTCAATAATATTGGCGTCTTCCAAACGCTTGGCCAGCATCGTAAAAAGCTCTTCATTCAAACGCACCTCGCGGGTGATCCGTCCGATATCAATTTCCTGATTGGGCAGCTCCTGCACCTGTTTTTCAAGAGTCCGTATTTCAGCGTTCAGCTGTTTAACCGTCGGGTGAGACCCGGTGTATTTTTGGAGCAGTTCGGTCCGCCGGCCGCGCAGCTCCATCAGCTTCCCGATCAAATAACTCCCGGCGGATTGAGGGTCAATCCGCTCCCGCAACCGGCGCAGCCGGTCCTCGGAATCACGGAGTTTTTTGGCCACTTCCTTCAGCTGGGATTCCACAAACTGCTTGGTCCGGTGCTGCTTGGCGGTGAGGTCCTGGCCGACCACCTTCACCGCGGCATGCGCCAGCGCATTGGCCTCCGTCATCGCTTTGACCGGCACGGGCGATACGACCGAAAGAGAAACCATCTGGCGTTCGCGATCCTCATACTGGGCGCGGACTCGTCTTTCAAACGTCACGGTCAATTCATCGAGTTGGGTCCGGCCCAGGCGAACCCCTGGATTCAGACGGGCCAGAGCGTCCTCAAACACCTGCGGCGAAATTAATTGCTCCACATTGAAGGTTGGCTGAGAGGTCACCAGATTGATGGCTCCCTCCATCGTGCGGCTGTTGTCCTCCGACATCTGGACATGCAGGTAGGCATCCGCCCGGTAGAGCGGCGTCACCGAAAAGGTGTAGATGGCCACCGCGCTGAAAATGACGGCCCAGCAGACAAAAAACTCCTTCCGCCGCCGGCGGACTAAGTGGAGAAAATCCCGGATCGTCAGTTCTTCTTGAAGTTCCAAGCCCTATTTCCTCGTCGCTAAGATCACGGTGGCCACCGTCATGAGGATCATGGTAATGGGCGACAACGCGTTGGCAAAGGCGCTGGCGGCCCAGATGGAGCGCTGCGGCACGTAGACGACGTCTCCCGGTTGAAGCTTGATATTGCCGTCCGAACGGTTTCGCAGCACGCTATTAAAACGGACAACCGTCATGGTCTGATGGGGAGGCTCTCCCCGGATAATGGTGATGCGCCGCAGATTGGCGCTATCCTGGAAACCATGGCACAGCGAAACCAGGTCCAGCATGCGCATGTCGTGGATATAGTCATAGGAACCGGGTCTCATGACTTGCCCGAAGATCGTAATCCCCGTAGTGCCCCGCGGCACTTCGATGATATCGCCGGCTTCCAGAAGGACATCTTTACTCGTATCGCCGCTCACCAGAGCTTCTTCAGCGTTCACCAGAATCAGCCGCCGCTCAGCCCCGCTGCGCCGCAGGAGACGGATCTGCCGTTTATTGGCGCTGGGAAGAAAACCGCCGGCCAGCGCGATCAAGTCGAGCAGCCTCATATTCGGTCGTAACGCGTAGGAGTTCGGCGAACCGACCTGGCCTGAAACACCCACCTGCTTATTGCTGGATTGTTTAAGAAAGATGTCCACCTTCGGCGAACTGACATAGCGGGACAACTCCTGCGTGATCTTCCGGCTTAACTCATCCGTGGACAGGCCGGCCGCCGGGATCGCGCCGATCAGAGGGATGGAGATTTTGCCGTTTTGGTCCACGACCAGATCACGCGACAGCTCTTCGGCCGGACTGACCGCAAAATACAGGCTGTCTCCGGACTGCACGAGCTGATCGGACTTGATCAGAGCGGCCGGATCCGGCTTGGCTTGAGAAGGCCGACTGTCTCGCGGAACCAGATTGCCTTTTTTCTCCACTTCCACCGTTATCTCACGGCCGCTGCGAACCTGCGAAGGCCAGTCCGCGGCCAGGTCGATCACCACCTGCGAAATCGGCGAGGGTTTGTCCGTCACAAGACTGGCCTGAAGGGAGGCGACCGCGCCTTTGCCCGGCTGCATGCCGGCGAGCTTTTCCGACAACGCGGTGTCGTAGATGACCAGAAAAACTTTTGGGAGATTCCGGCCTTTCGGGTCTTTCATGGTGACCGGCTGGCAGGAACCCAGACGGTCGCCGCGGATATGAACCACGGTGCTTCGTTCGCTGTCGGTAATCTCGATCTGGTCAATCATCCCGGCGCGGGAGCGTGCCTGCAGCTCCGGAACCGGCAACAGATCGCACAACAACAAAACGGTCATTGTAACCGTGATTGATTTTTTGGCGGTAATCCAATTCATTTTGACTGGTTCTCCCCTCTTAACGGCCTAGGGGAAGTCTAAGGGGTGCTTTGGGTTTTCGCAAGGTAAATTTTTCGCAGGAAACCACTAAATCCGCGGGGATTTGAAGTATACCCTCACCCCTACCCTCCCCCTCCGCAGGGGGAGGGAGCACAACCTATCTTCCCCCTCTCCCTCAGGAGGGAGAGGGCTGGGGTGAGGGCAGAGTTGAGTTATTCTTACGGTTTTTGACTATTAGCAGGCGCGCCAAGGACCTTCATCGGGATGACTTTCCCCTTGGGGGGCGATTCATCCGGCTGGCTTTTAGTAATAGGAAGGGGGCCATCATCAAAATATCCATCAAACCGGAAGGTGAAACAGGCCAGCGTCCCGAGCGCCACACCAAGCCCATCGGCCATCAGATCATTGACACTGGGATTGGAATCCACCAAGAACTCTTTGGCGACTCCGACTCCTAATACGCCGGTGGCGGCGACCCAGGTCGCCGGTAGTCGAGGGACATTCATCAGTCGCAGGGTTTGCGTCCCGATAAACGTCCCCCCTGCGCC includes the following:
- a CDS encoding glycosyltransferase, which produces MIFVTVGNATQGFSRLLEAVDALAGTPLFQGEPVFMQTGHNENFQPRHSRTEAFLSADRFLECLKEARLIICHGGCGTLLQAISLGKVPIVVPRLARYGEHVNNHQLQLIRALADEGRVIPAYEIFDLREAIRKASHNPPPPSPSTEPSPMIRLVEQAMVDLMGLGEGT
- the pssD gene encoding PssD/Cps14F family polysaccharide biosynthesis glycosyltransferase; the protein is MKKIAIIASCGGHLTEARRLRPVYGKDDHFFVINDRITLPPDMEGKTCFIRHSERDWLFLVNLWEAWRILRRERPGLLLSTGAGPAVPFALVAKLLRIPVIFVEISAQVTEPSLTGRVMYYLADRFFYQWKPLGRYFPKAVYGGLLL
- a CDS encoding class I SAM-dependent methyltransferase, producing MSQHGAEHHYADQYLVPVILEILNRISRGRGLRLVDVGCGDGYGAACYSAAGHTVQGFDASEEEIQRARQSHPDLRLEVASVYDEDIVERWKGPVDGVVALEVVEHLFDPKAFFAQSYRLLEEGGHLILSTPYHGYWKNLALAVLGGWDRHHGVDWDGGHIKFFSKGTLAEMAQKAGFKNLRFRGVGRFPYFWKSMILTAQK
- a CDS encoding glycosyltransferase: MAHIVPSFFPATVYGGPTQSVYRLCQALSRQGCRIRVLTTNANGPSDTLKAAETRDVSGFPVRYCRRLAPESISLELLGRLPEILRWADVVHLMAVYSFPVIPTLALAKVMRKPVLWSPRGALQRWEHTRHVGLKRAWEGGCRWMLPADFLFHFTSEDEKKQSLARFPGKESLVIPNGVEIPEAPGHVPAEGQFRMVYLGRINPIKGLENLLQACRLFDRPETGNWTLTIAGDGTSDYVAALKALAVELGVGRRVRWLGAVSSAQKGELFARADAAVVPSHSESFGIVIAEALAHGVPVIASTGTPWSRLEEKRCGFWVSNHPTYLFEAMEQMRRNDRRPMGERGRAWVRQEFSWERLAAQVMDGYRTLQTSHQLRRIGEPS
- the wzy gene encoding O-antigen polysaccharide polymerase Wzy, with the translated sequence MNNAVTNIRFSRLPQRPIEGRAFQVWFGYFLLSLILIPILRYVTRPDVSIVQQGLAYLVVLVCLLPSVIHLAKRQPGVPVFPIICLVYAASYALPAFYAEPLVESSWGGGILIVPARYTERALRLTLAGIIALECGFWFFRFSILNLLVPKVRLTLEAVRAQPLATVMGITGSALLWLGLTERVVIPPRLFAVYGLMIKLSLLGFGLLYWYFLKGNLRWWGRLAYVVIFAILVMLGMAMGNVRNLLDPILIVTSVNWMARKKFPWHFAMIGVLFFAFIQPIKGEYRNMVWKQGMASTSIFDRIAIWSTLSVTSWNDLLHGRRSVQSSTRSSIQRTDCIHLFGHVLTMTPRHVPFQLGKTYDYFIYTLIPRAIWPKKPNAQVANEFFGVAYGLQDPASIGTTSIGMPHLVESYVNFGALGVLFIMGILGMVYATMERLFNHENAGEGGIAIFAVILTSLINIETALAPSFGSILQSIIIYIVALRWVRERRANP
- the asnB gene encoding asparagine synthase (glutamine-hydrolyzing) — protein: MCGIAGLFRTQGVVAPPEIQGVERMLDAQLHRGPDDQGLFRHPQALLGHRRLSILDTSSAGRQPMANEDQTVQVVFNGEIYNFQDLRRELETAGHRFVSRTDTEVLVHGYEAWGMEGLLEHLRGMFAFALLDLSARSGPRLFLARDRFGIKPLYYYQDHEKILFASEVRAMQASGLIPDRLNAESLLRFLELGSVPAPLTTVQKVWSLPAGHYLSLGRGPVEPTNYWDLARVLDQPVRPVTRLEAVEETRRQLLDAVQGHLISDVPLGIFLSGGIDSSSLTALASRLQPGHVTTLSVLFDEPAYDEGRYARLVARQYGTDHREIRVRRQAFEDELPRMLAAMDQPTLDGINTYVVSKAAHEAGLKVVLSGLGGDELFSGYRHLHHARWIGAAVRGISCVPPGVRGPLLSLVESLSRPSHPGVADKLWCLRDMDPASPYRLFRALFPPERIAGLLGVSVRDTERARWVPEGVDVLKRFPEEERLRLLEFDHYLQNQLLKDSDVMSMAHSLELRVPFLDHRLVEEILRLPPDVRRSSQSKGLLVEAMGPEFPREVWDRPKQGFTFPFGEWFRQKADDFEAMALEHTPLERKAVQAIWAGVRAGRLHWSRAWATVIVARFYGGSNDVIPGGNWPGIQQCRTTILDSPPVAAGNDDFRTFRFVPKPQWVVLLTDLFGALGGITTFNRALVAALRAIAKERGWALQFLVLHDAPTARRLAGADVRSFGGSRLRFFKQAVCSLRKADGAFFGHAHFSPLVWMQKKNSQSYAIAHGIDVWQKLPLLRRLGLRKMSRILAVSRYTLDQMLSRNGLSPEQGDVFPDTIDPAFNNRVVMKTRRELSLPEGPMILTVSRLSDAEHYKNIDWMIERLSDVRRDVPAAFLVVVGDGPDRSRLEALARRCGVNQQVIFAGRVSGADLPSYYEACDVFALPSEGEGFGIVFLEAMSHGKPCVGARAGGVPEVVVHDVTGLLVEPRQGSSLVAALVLLLKDAALASRFGEAGREHLEQTFSVERFRQRLETILDGRKEVL
- a CDS encoding polysaccharide biosynthesis tyrosine autokinase, which gives rise to MELQEELTIRDFLHLVRRRRKEFFVCWAVIFSAVAIYTFSVTPLYRADAYLHVQMSEDNSRTMEGAINLVTSQPTFNVEQLISPQVFEDALARLNPGVRLGRTQLDELTVTFERRVRAQYEDRERQMVSLSVVSPVPVKAMTEANALAHAAVKVVGQDLTAKQHRTKQFVESQLKEVAKKLRDSEDRLRRLRERIDPQSAGSYLIGKLMELRGRRTELLQKYTGSHPTVKQLNAEIRTLEKQVQELPNQEIDIGRITREVRLNEELFTMLAKRLEDANIIESARIAPISIVYEAVEPTLPESPNKKFNLVAGLLIGLLISLIVVLVHQHFDTSMVTPEEIEQFLQLPVLAAISHIERRQTSSNKPAGPVLRKPDPLGEMRSRLILHFPPQSSNAEVHHLLRNNLMKDVQSGHSQIYLFTSAINGEGKSITAANFAIAAAQAGLPTLLVEADLRKPMVSKLFGLPAEPGLTNYFYSSPHWETSIARWEQIARGTAHLGEAINLSGITNLHVLTSGKLPTNPISLFSSDRLKQLMQAMRQRFPLIIMDGAPALLFADSSIMGPLADGVVLVYRFGHTGREVLRRAHNQLISSNAKIIGVVVNDIVQTDVADYGGYYGAYKHYEEEPPAPKPKPE